In Altererythrobacter aquiaggeris, the genomic stretch CCGGCTGTCGGCGTTCCCGACTATACGGGCGATATCACGACTTTCCGCGGCGGCGATACGACTGCCGCCGCGATCGATGTCAGTGCGGCATTGACCAATGTTCGCAGCACCTGCGACGATACCGGTGCCAAGATTTACACCAATGCGACATTCGACGTGCTTGCGCGGCGGACCGACACCCGCGGCGCCCGCCGGGTCGAACTGCCGTTCTTCTCCACCGTACTGCGCGGCAACACGGCGGTTGTCAGCAAACGCATCGGAACCGTGGTAATCGACTTTGCCGATGGCCAGGAACGCGCACAGGGCAGCGGAACCGCTGGCGCTTTCGTTGACCGTGAAGCATCCACCCTGCCTGACGAGATCCGCCGCGAAATCACGCGCAAGCGCGAGGCCGGAGATGAGGATGCCGCGCTGGATCCCTTGTCCAAACCGGAAGTGCGGGCCGCACTTTCGCGGGCAACGTTCGAAGTTTTGGTCGGTTTCCAGCTTAACGAACAGCAATTCGCCTACAACGTTACGCGGTAAGGCGCTTTTCTAGCTGGCGCAAAGAGGGTAGGCGCGCGCCATGTCTGAAAATCTTCCCTTGCACGCCGCTTTTGCGGTTCACGTCAACGATGCGCTCGACCGGCTTGAGGCGGCCGGAATCCTGCCCGCCGCGACAATGCGGACCAATGTTGCTGTAGAACCGCCGCGTGACCCCTCGCATGGCGATTTGTCCACCAACGCCGCGATGGTTCTGGCCAAACCGGCAAAGAGCAATCCGCGCGCACTGGCTGAAGCGCTGGTGGCCGAGCTTTGCAAAATACCGACCATTGAAAGCGCCGAAATTGCTGGCCCCGGGTTCATCAATATGCGCCTTGCCGAAAGTGCATGGCGCGATGAAATCCGTGTCATCGCGGCGCAGGGTTCCGATTATGGCCGTTCGGCTATTGGCGGCGGTTCCACGGTCAATGTCGAATATGTATCGACCAACCCCACCGGCCCGATGCACATGGGGCATTGCCGCGGTGCCGTGGTCGGTGATGCGTTAGCCAGCCTGTTAGAATATGCCGGGCACAAGGTCATCCGCGAATATTACGTCAATGACGCAGGCGGTCAGGTCGATGTGCTCGCGCGGTCGGCCCATTTGAGGTACCGCGAAGCGTTGGGCGACGATATTGGCGCCATACCCGAAGGGCTTTATCCGGGCGAGTATCTGGTCAGCGTCGGGCAATCGCTTGCGAGTGAATTCGGCGACCGGTTCAAGGATGAGGCAGAACCCGACTGGCTGCCCATTTTCCGCGCCCATTCAGTCGATGCGATGATGACGATGATCAAGTCCGATCTCGCTCTGCTCGGCATCCATCACGATGTGTTTTCGTCAGAGGCAGCGTTGCAAGCGGCTGGCAAGCCCGAAGCCGCAGAGGCCTGGCTCCGGCAGCACGATCTTGTCTATGACGGCGTGCTCGAAGCGCCCAAAGGCAAGACGCCGCCAGAAGACTGGGAACCTGTGGAGTTGCCGCTGTTCCGTTCGACCAAATTCGGTGACGATCAGGATCGCCCGATCAAAAAGAGCGACGGCAAGTGGACGTATTTCGGCGCCGATCTCGCATATCATATGCAGAAGGCCGAGACAGCGGATGCACTGATCGACATCTGGGGAGCCGATCATGCCGGCACGGTGAAGCGTATCAAAGCTGCAGTTGCCGCGCTTGCACAAGGTGAAGGCAAGTCGATCCCGTTCGATGTGAAGCTGGTCCAGATGGTCCAGTTGATGCGTGACGGCGAACCGCTCAAAATGTCCAAACGCTCGGGCAATTTCGTCACTTTGGCCGAAACTGTCGAAGAAGTCGGTAAAGATGTCGTGCGCTTCACCATGCTGACGCGCAAGCCTGAAGCGCAGATGGAATTTGATTTCGCCAAAGTCGTCGAAACCTCCAAGGATAACCCCGTATTCTATGTCCAATACGCCCACGCGCGCATTTCATCGACCTTGCGAAAGGCGGCAGCAGAAGGGCTGAAGCCTGATGCAGACGGTGTCGATTTACTCGGCAGCGCGGAATTGGCGATGGTGCACCAGGCGGCCCAGTTCCCGCGGATCGTCGAAGCCGCCGCCGCGGCCCGCGAACCGCACCGGATCGCGTTCTTTCTCTATGAACTGGCAGGCGCGCTTCATACGTACTGGAACGCCGGGAATGACGACCCTGAAAAACGGTTCATTCTGGCACATAATCCCGCGCTTACGGGTGGAAGGCTTTTCCTCGCGTCGCAAATCGGGCAGGTTATCCGCAATGGTCTCGCGCTGATGGGCGTGGAGGCGGTCGAGGAGCTTTGAGTATGATGGCGATGGATCCGCGCGAAATCGACGAGAACGGTAATCCGGTTGAACCGGATACGGAAGACTACGTCGAAGAATTTGAAACGGATCCGGACCCGGGGGCAGACCAGTTGAACCTCGCGGAGGAAGACGAAAGTCTGCCGTGGCTGGAATCGTCCGATTACGAAGATGAAAATGACGGTGTCGGCGCGGGCCGGATGGTTGCGTTCACCGCTCTTGGACTGGCGGCGCTGGCGCTGCTGATTTGGGGGATCTGGTGGGCCAGTAACCGCCAGCAGGCATCGGATATACCCGCAGACGGCAGCACCATCGCGGCCCCTGAAGGTGATTATAAGGAAAAGCCTGACAATCCCGGCGGCAAACAGTTCGAGGGAACCGGCGATAGCAGTTTCGCCCGCGGCGAGGGTCAGACGCGCGAGGGCCGCCTGGCCGAAAAGGCTGTGGCAAAGCCCAGCATCGATGCGGCCACTCCTGGCAACACCGGCGCTTCGGCGGGCACAGCGGGTGCCAAGCCTTCCCCCGCGGCAACAAGCGGCGGCTATGTCGTGCAGGTCGCCGCATTGTCCACAAAGGCGGCAGCTGAAAGGGGCTGGACGGATCTGACCGGCCGGACCGACACCCTTAAAGGCCAGAAATATCAGATCGTGGAAGGCCAGTCCGATATTGGCAAAGTGTTCCGCGTGCAGGTTGTCGCCGGCAACAAGGCTGCGGCTGATCGCATTTGCGCGGGTCTGAAATCGGATGGTCTTCCCTGTACAGTCAAGAAGAACTGATTTTTGCACATATGCGGGGCGCGCGCGCCTTGCGAACCCCCCGCAATGCTGCGATTTAAGCTGGATATGACGCCAGCGATATTCGGAATTGCCGGACCGGCCCTGTCCGCGGACGAGCGGGACTTCTTCCGTGACGCCCGGCCAGCCGGCTACATTTTGTTTGGCCGCAACTGCGAAACGCGCGAGCAATTGCGCGCATTGACGGATTCGCTGCGCAACTTGCATGGCTGCGACAGATTATTGATATCGATCGATCAGGAAGGTGGCAGGGTAGCGCGGATGCGGCCTCCCGAATGGTCGCAATTTCCCGCCGGCGAAATATTCGATAACTTATACCAAATTGCACCCGCTTCCGCGATCGAAGCGGCGCGAGTGAATTCGGAAGCCATGGGCCTTGAACTGGCAGAAGCGGGCATCACCGTCGATTACCATGCCCCTTTTGACGTGCGCCGCCCGGAAACGGACGCTGCAATTGGCGACCGGGCTCTGGGCAGCACGCCCATGCAGGTCGCCGCCTTGGGGCGCGCAGTGCTCGACGGTTTAGCCAGATCCGGGGTAATCGGATGTCTCAAACATATGCCCGGGCACGGACGCGCGACTGCCGATAGCCATTATGATTTGCCAGTGGTTGACGCCAGTGCAGCGGATCTGGAAGCCGACATCGAACCATTCCGGGCATTGTCAGGTGCGGCAATCGGGATGAGCGCGCATATCCGCTACACGGCGTGGGACGCCGATAATCCCGCAACCCTGTCACCCTTTGTCATTGACGAGATAATTCGCGGGAAGATCGGATTCGATGGCTTGCTGCTGACCGACGATATCGACATGCAGGCGTTAAACGGGACAGTGCCGGAACGCGCTGTTCTCGCGCTCGCGGCAGGCTGCGACATCGTCCTCAATTGCTGGGCTAAGATAGCGGACATGGAAGGCATCGTACGCAGCTGTCCGCAAATCAGCGCGCGCGCGCGCGAACGCCTGGATGCCGCGATGAACAGTGTGTCAGCGGCGGAGCCTAGCGACATTGGCGAATTGTTGGCCAAGCGCGATGCGCTGCTGGCGGCCGCTGGAGTGTCAGCTTGACCGACACGGGGCTCCTGTTCGCGAAGGGGGGGGGAGACAATTCCGGCTGGGCAGGTCCGGCGAAAGCAGAAAGCGAAAGCACCTCGCTTTATCTCGAGCTTGACGGTTGGGAAGGGCCGCTTGATCTGCTGCTCGATCTCGCGCGGCGACAAAAAGTCGATTTGCGGTCAATTTCGATATTGGAGCTGGTCGATCAATATCTCGTATATATCGACCGTGCCGGCGCGTTGAAGCTGGAGCTTGCTGCCGATTATCTGGTGATGGCGGCGTGGCTCGCGTTCCTTAAATCGTCGCTGCTTTTGCCAAGGGACGAACAAGAACAACCGGGCCCGGAAGAGCTTGCCCTGCGCCTCCAGCTACGGCTCGCCAGATTGGGCGCGATGCGCGAGGCGGCAGCACGTCTGATGGGCCGCAACCGTCAGGGGCGGGACGTGTTCGTGCGCGGCGCACCCGAAGGGCTGCGAATCGATCGCAAACACTTGTGGCAATGCGAATGGTTCGACGTGATACAGGCTTACAGCCAGGTCAATGCGCGCACGGCGCCGGCCATACACATGGTCCGCGAACGGCCGGTCATGACGTTGGACAGCGCTTTGGAAAGAGTGTCCGCAATGCTCGGCGTTACGCTGGACTGGATGAACATCGTAGAATTCTTGCCGCCCCATGCCGCACCCGGTCTGCGTAAATCGGCACTGGCATCCAGCTTTGTCGCGGCTTTGGAACTTGCCCGGACCGGCAAGGCAGAGCTTGCTCAAGACACTATTTTTGGCGAGCTCAGGCTGCGGCGGATACCCGCATGAACGAGCTTGAACGAGCCGTCGAAGCCACCTTGTTTGCATCCAGCGAGCCAATGGCGGTGGACACGCTCGCGAGGCACCTGGGCGATGCCGACGCCAGCGCGGTTCGCGGGGCGCTGGCAAAGTTGGCCGATACGTATTCGCAGCGCGGTATCAACCTGGTTGAACGCGGCAAACGCTGGCATTTTGAAACGGCCAGCGATCTTGCACATCTGTTGCGGCGCGAACAGGATCAGGTCCGCCGATTGTCACGCGCCGGAACCGAAGTGCTGGCAATTATCGCGTATCACGAACCGGTCAGCCGCGCCGAAATCGAATCCATCCGCGGTGTGCAAACGGCAAAAGGCACGCTGGATATTCTGCTTGAGGCTGGCTGGGTGCGTGTCGCCGGACGCCGCGAAGTTCCCGGAAGACCCGTCGTCTATGCCACTACACCGGAATTTCTCGATCATTTCGGACTTCAATCACGGCGTGATTTGCCCGGTATCGAAGAATTGAAAGCTGCCGGATTGCTGGATCCTGTCGATAATGCCTATGACGATATGATTGGAGCAGACGACAGCGAATTTTCGGGTGTGGAGGCTGACGCACAGGTTGGCCAGACAGGCGCGGCAAAAGAAAACAACATCTGAAATCGCAGTTCGCTGGCAATGATCACGCGAACCACCTATATTGCGATAGAACTCTAGTGAAAGAGAATTGAGCCATGGGACTGAGTGTCTGGCAATTGCTGATCGTCGCCGTTGTTATTCTGGTCTTGTTCGGTCGCGGCAAGATTTCGGAAATGATGGGTGAATTCGGTAAAGGTATCAAGAGCTTCAAAAGCGGGATGGCTGAAGAGGCCGATGAAAAGCCTGTCGATCCCGCGGCCCGTCTGGAAGGTCCGGCACCCCCCGCGAGCGCAAAGAACGATACCAAAAGCACCCATCGCACTGACTGACGAACCAAGAGCCGCACCGCGCCATGTTTGATATCGGTGCCTCCGAATTATTGCTGCTGGTGGTGGTCGCGGTGCTGGTGATCGGGCCAAAAGATATGCCTCTCGCCCTGCGAACTGCAGGCAAGTGGATGGGCAAGATACGCCGGGTTTCCGGACACTTTCGCGCCGGCATCGATACCATGATCCGCGAGGCGGAAATGGAAGAGCACGAGCAAAAGTGGAAAGAACGCAACGCCAAGATAATGGCGCAAACACCGGCGGGCGAAATGGGACCTTTGCCTGACGACGTCTGGGATCCCGAACCCTCCGCCAGCACCGGTGCCGAAGGAGCAGTTGTCCCGCAAGAAGATGGTCAGGCAGACCTGCATGAAAGTGACGATCGCCAGTCGCGCGCCGGAAATGCCGATGAACCGCCGCTTCCTTTCGGCAAGCCGGACTAGGGGGCCGGGCAATAAATCATGGCATTCAGCATCAAGGATATAGATGACAGTCAGGCGCCGTTGCTCGATCACCTGATCGAATTGCGCGGGCGGCTGGTGCGGGCTGTGCTGGCTCTGCTCGTTGCCTTTGGCGTGTGCCTGTATTTTGCTGACGAGATCTTCGGATATCTTGTCAGACCGCTGACCGCTGCATTCCCGCAAGGGGAGGGGCGGTTGGTCTATACCAAGCTCTACGAAGCGTTCTTCGTGGAGGTCAAGGTGGCATTATTTGCCGGTTTTTTTCTGAGCTTCCCGATCATCGCAAACCAGCTTTGGGCGTTCGTCGCCCCGGGTATGTATGCAAAGGAAAAAAAGGCTTTCCTGCCTTTCCTGATCGCCACTCCGATCCTTTTCACGCTCGGCGCTTCATTGGCGTATTTTGTTGTGATGCCCACTGCATTCCGGTGGTTTCTGGGGTTTGAAGGCGACCGCGGCGGGCTCAATATGGAGGCGCTGCCGGCCACGGGTGATTATCTGTCGCTAGTCATGCAGTTCATTTTGGCGTTTGGAATCAGTTTCCTGCTTCCCGTTCTGCTGCTCCTGCTCAACCGCGCGGGGATCGTGACGCGCAGTCAATTGCTGGCTGCGCGGCGATATATCATAGTCGCCATTGTTGCCGTGGCGGCCATTATCACCCCGCCTGACGTGATTTCGCAAGTCATGCTCGCGATACCGATCATGTTGCTGTTCGAAGGTTCGCTTGCGCTGATGTGGTTCAGCGATCGCAAGAAAGCGAAATCCGCCGTGCAGTCCGGCGTTGAAGGCGACGAAACGCTTTAACAAGGTGTGCTGGCAAGCGATGTACGC encodes the following:
- a CDS encoding SPOR domain-containing protein — translated: MMAMDPREIDENGNPVEPDTEDYVEEFETDPDPGADQLNLAEEDESLPWLESSDYEDENDGVGAGRMVAFTALGLAALALLIWGIWWASNRQQASDIPADGSTIAAPEGDYKEKPDNPGGKQFEGTGDSSFARGEGQTREGRLAEKAVAKPSIDAATPGNTGASAGTAGAKPSPAATSGGYVVQVAALSTKAAAERGWTDLTGRTDTLKGQKYQIVEGQSDIGKVFRVQVVAGNKAAADRICAGLKSDGLPCTVKKN
- the tatA gene encoding twin-arginine translocase TatA/TatE family subunit, with protein sequence MGLSVWQLLIVAVVILVLFGRGKISEMMGEFGKGIKSFKSGMAEEADEKPVDPAARLEGPAPPASAKNDTKSTHRTD
- the tatC gene encoding twin-arginine translocase subunit TatC; amino-acid sequence: MAFSIKDIDDSQAPLLDHLIELRGRLVRAVLALLVAFGVCLYFADEIFGYLVRPLTAAFPQGEGRLVYTKLYEAFFVEVKVALFAGFFLSFPIIANQLWAFVAPGMYAKEKKAFLPFLIATPILFTLGASLAYFVVMPTAFRWFLGFEGDRGGLNMEALPATGDYLSLVMQFILAFGISFLLPVLLLLLNRAGIVTRSQLLAARRYIIVAIVAVAAIITPPDVISQVMLAIPIMLLFEGSLALMWFSDRKKAKSAVQSGVEGDETL
- the argS gene encoding arginine--tRNA ligase; its protein translation is MSENLPLHAAFAVHVNDALDRLEAAGILPAATMRTNVAVEPPRDPSHGDLSTNAAMVLAKPAKSNPRALAEALVAELCKIPTIESAEIAGPGFINMRLAESAWRDEIRVIAAQGSDYGRSAIGGGSTVNVEYVSTNPTGPMHMGHCRGAVVGDALASLLEYAGHKVIREYYVNDAGGQVDVLARSAHLRYREALGDDIGAIPEGLYPGEYLVSVGQSLASEFGDRFKDEAEPDWLPIFRAHSVDAMMTMIKSDLALLGIHHDVFSSEAALQAAGKPEAAEAWLRQHDLVYDGVLEAPKGKTPPEDWEPVELPLFRSTKFGDDQDRPIKKSDGKWTYFGADLAYHMQKAETADALIDIWGADHAGTVKRIKAAVAALAQGEGKSIPFDVKLVQMVQLMRDGEPLKMSKRSGNFVTLAETVEEVGKDVVRFTMLTRKPEAQMEFDFAKVVETSKDNPVFYVQYAHARISSTLRKAAAEGLKPDADGVDLLGSAELAMVHQAAQFPRIVEAAAAAREPHRIAFFLYELAGALHTYWNAGNDDPEKRFILAHNPALTGGRLFLASQIGQVIRNGLALMGVEAVEEL
- the scpB gene encoding SMC-Scp complex subunit ScpB, producing MNELERAVEATLFASSEPMAVDTLARHLGDADASAVRGALAKLADTYSQRGINLVERGKRWHFETASDLAHLLRREQDQVRRLSRAGTEVLAIIAYHEPVSRAEIESIRGVQTAKGTLDILLEAGWVRVAGRREVPGRPVVYATTPEFLDHFGLQSRRDLPGIEELKAAGLLDPVDNAYDDMIGADDSEFSGVEADAQVGQTGAAKENNI
- a CDS encoding ScpA family protein is translated as MTDTGLLFAKGGGDNSGWAGPAKAESESTSLYLELDGWEGPLDLLLDLARRQKVDLRSISILELVDQYLVYIDRAGALKLELAADYLVMAAWLAFLKSSLLLPRDEQEQPGPEELALRLQLRLARLGAMREAAARLMGRNRQGRDVFVRGAPEGLRIDRKHLWQCEWFDVIQAYSQVNARTAPAIHMVRERPVMTLDSALERVSAMLGVTLDWMNIVEFLPPHAAPGLRKSALASSFVAALELARTGKAELAQDTIFGELRLRRIPA
- the nagZ gene encoding beta-N-acetylhexosaminidase: MTPAIFGIAGPALSADERDFFRDARPAGYILFGRNCETREQLRALTDSLRNLHGCDRLLISIDQEGGRVARMRPPEWSQFPAGEIFDNLYQIAPASAIEAARVNSEAMGLELAEAGITVDYHAPFDVRRPETDAAIGDRALGSTPMQVAALGRAVLDGLARSGVIGCLKHMPGHGRATADSHYDLPVVDASAADLEADIEPFRALSGAAIGMSAHIRYTAWDADNPATLSPFVIDEIIRGKIGFDGLLLTDDIDMQALNGTVPERAVLALAAGCDIVLNCWAKIADMEGIVRSCPQISARARERLDAAMNSVSAAEPSDIGELLAKRDALLAAAGVSA
- the tatB gene encoding Sec-independent protein translocase protein TatB, producing MFDIGASELLLLVVVAVLVIGPKDMPLALRTAGKWMGKIRRVSGHFRAGIDTMIREAEMEEHEQKWKERNAKIMAQTPAGEMGPLPDDVWDPEPSASTGAEGAVVPQEDGQADLHESDDRQSRAGNADEPPLPFGKPD